The following proteins are co-located in the Paralichthys olivaceus isolate ysfri-2021 chromosome 10, ASM2471397v2, whole genome shotgun sequence genome:
- the gcgb gene encoding glucagon b produces the protein MTSVHTLSGLLLLIIIQSSWQVPDQDTDRNSMILTENSMMTEPIELPKRHSEGTFSNDYSKYLETRRAQDFVQWLKNSKRNGSLFRRHADGTYTSDVSSYLQDKAAKEFVSWLKTGRGRRE, from the exons ATGACAAGCGTCCACACTTTGTCCGGACTCCTGCTTCTCATCATCATCCAAAGCAGCTGGCAGGTGCCTGACCAGGACACAGATCGAAACTCCAT GATATTGACTGAAAACTCCATGATGACCGAACCAATTGAGCTCCCAAAGAGACATTCAGAGGGAACATTTTCAAACGACTACAGTAAATACCTGGAGACAAGACGAGCACAAGACTTTGTCCAGTGGCTAAAGAACTCAAAAAGGAACGG GAGTCTATTTAGACGTCATGCAGACGGCACCTACACCAGCGACGTGAGCTCCTACCTGCAAGACAAGGCAGCAAAGGAGTTTGTGTCCTGGCTGAAGACCGGCCGGGGCAGGAGAGAGTAG